A genomic window from Pecten maximus chromosome 2, xPecMax1.1, whole genome shotgun sequence includes:
- the LOC117343108 gene encoding mucin-2-like: protein MTCTFGDCRQHQTNDQGRICTQRRRKYISFFINLEELQDFNLTALLEDNIVSADLQTYLNAITELEQTAQEINNSASDFFTVNVNNVTYNIDPSTVALSAVITCSNGSIANDGACIQCPAGTSEENGWCVYCELGTYQNQEAQTECFACPTGYTTQFVGMIDVANCSVEETTTASTTDSATATSTPASATTTTTSTSTTTTTPNPTTTTTTATPTTKSSTATPTTTTTATPTTTTTATPTTTTIAIPTTTTTATPTTTTTATPTTTTTATPTTTTTAIPTTTTTTAASTTKSPTAAPTTTTTTAIPTTTTTTAASTTKSSTAIPTTTTTTAIPTTTTTTAAPTTTTTTAIPTTTTTTAIPTTTTTTAAPTTTTTTAAPTTTTTTAAPTTSTTTAAPTTTTTTAAPTTTTTTAAPTTTTTTAIPTTTTTTAIPTTTTTTAAPTTTTTTAIPTTTTTNDAHGSPTTKGTTTLEKTKSGSRNNEKGPPMTELGIAISAGGIALIALAVAVVAYFKIRTNTRYRFREQYEVQGSSATFNMVPPAFR from the exons ATGACTTGTACGTTTGGCGACTGTCGAcaacatcagacaaatgaccagggCCGCATCTGTACACAAAGGCGTAGAAAGT ATATATCTTTCTTCATTAATTTGGAAGAACTTCAGGATTTCAACCTCACTGCATTGTTAGAAGACAATATCG TGAGTGCAGACCTCCAGACCTATCTCAATGCAATTACCGAATTAGAACAGACTGCACAAGAGATCAACAATTCTGCCTCCGATTTCTTTACCGTGAATGTCAACAATGTCACTTACAACATCGATCCCAGCACCGTTGCTCTTTCTGCTGTGATCACGTGTTCAAATGGCTCTATCGCAAACGACGGCGCCTGTA TTCAGTGTCCAGCAGGCACAAGTGAAGAAAACGGATGGTGTGTTTACTGTGAACTAGGGACATACCAGAACCAGGAAGCACAGACTGAGTGTTTTGCATGTCCAACTGGTTATACCACGCAGTTTGTGGGAATGATTGACGTCGCCAACTGCTCTG TTGAAGAAACAACAACGGCCAGTACGACAGATTCAGCAACGGCGACATCGACACCTGCTTCTGCGACTACAACGACAACATCAACCTCAACGACTACAACAACACCTAACCccacaactacaacaacaactGCTACACCCACGACTAAATCTTCAACTGCTACacctacaactacaacaactgctacacctacaactacaacaactgCTACACCTACAACTACAACAATTGCTATacctacaactacaacaactgctacacctacaactacaacaactgctacacctacaactacaacaactgctacacctacaactacaacaactgCTATACCTACGACTACAACCACAACTGCTGCATCCACGACTAAATCTCCAACTGCTGCACCCACCACTACAACCACAACTGCTATACCCACGACTACAACCACAACTGCTGCATCCACGACTAAATCTTCAACTGCTATACCCACGACTACAACCACAACTGCTATACCCACGACTACAACCACAACTGCTGCACCCACGACTACAACTACAACTGCTATACCCACGACTACAACCACAACTGCTATACCCACGACTACAACCACAACTGCTGCACCCACGACTACAACCACAACTGCTGCACCCACCACTACAACAACAACTGCTGCACCCACGACTTCAACTACAACTGCTGCACCCACCACTACAACAACAACTGCTGCACCCACGACTACAACCACAACTGCTGCACCCACGACTACAACCACAACTGCTATACCCACGACTACAACCACAACTGCTATACCCACGACTACAACCACAACTGCTGCACCCACGACTACAACCACAACTGCTATACCCACGACTACAACCACAAATGACGCACACGGGTCACCAACTACAAAGGGTACTACAACACTTGAAAAGACAAAGAGTGGTTCCAGAAATAATGAGAAAG GACCACCTATGACGGAACTAGGCATTGCAATATCAGCCGGGGGCATTGCTCTAATAGCATTAGCTGTTGCTGTAGTTGCGTACTTCAAAATTCGTACAAATACCAG GTATCGGTTTAGAGAGCAGTATGAAGTCCAGGGGAGCTCAGCCACCTTCAATATGGTACCACCGGCATTTCGTTAG